In Esox lucius isolate fEsoLuc1 chromosome 6, fEsoLuc1.pri, whole genome shotgun sequence, the following proteins share a genomic window:
- the LOC105010085 gene encoding annexin A4 isoform X3, with amino-acid sequence MSYPGYPPSGGYPAQPGAYPPQAGGYPPQAGGYPPQAGGYPPQAGGYPPQAGGYPPQAGGYPPQAGGYPPQAGGYPPQAGGYPPQQAGGYPQPGGGFPQGGGYPQAGGYPSGPPAPGGWGGTPGGAMPGGGMPQGFPGGTAPGQPQGYPGGTAPGQPQGYPGQQPMPGYPGGAPSPNPSMPGYGGGAPATPYSPSVNMGYRGVLKDYPGADPLRDVEVLRKAMKGFGTDEAAIIELLGSRTNKQRVPMVAAYKTTYGKDLFHDLKSELTGNFENLVLSMMQTPAKFDASHLKEAISGAGTDEACLIEILSSRSNAEIREINQIYKQEYGKKLEDAIINDTSGHFRRLLVSLCQGNRDEREQVDINLAKQDAQKLYAAGENKVGTDESQFNAILCSRSRPHLKAVFHEYQQMCGRDIVKSICREMSGDVEDGMVAVVKCIRNTPEYFAERLHKSMAGAGTKDKTLIRIMVTRSEVDMLDIRQAFLKNYGKSLYTAISGDTSGDYKKLLLKLCGGSD; translated from the exons ATGAGTTATCCTGGTTATCCACCATCCGGAGGCTACCCCGCCCAACCTGGCGCATACCCACCCCAGGCCGGAGGCTACCCACCCCAGGCCGGAGGCTACCCACCCCAGGCCGGAGGCTACCCACCGCAGGCCGGAGGCTACCCACCGCAGGCCGGAGGCTACCCACCGCAGGCCGGAGGCTACCCACCGCAGGCCGGAGGCTACCCACCCCAGGCCGGAGGCTACCCACCCCAGGCCGGAGGCTACCCACCCCAGCAGGCAGGTGGCTACCCCCAACCAGGAGGAGGTTTTCCCCAGGGGGGAGGCTACCCTCAGGCCGGTGGATATCCCTCGGGGCCTCCAGCACCAG GTGGATGGGGCGGAACCCCTGGTGGTGCCATG CCAGGTGGAGGTATGCCCCAGGGATTCCCAGGCGGGACTGCCCCGGGACAACCCCAGGGATACCCAGGCGGGACTGCCCCGGGACAACCCCAGGGATACCCAG GACAGCAGCCCATGCCAGGATACCCTGGTGGAGCACCGTCACCCAACCCCTCAATGCCAGGATATGGAGGCGGGGCGCCAGCGACTCCCTATTCACCTTCTGTTAAC ATGGGTTACAGGGGCGTGCTTAAGGATTACCCGGGCGCTGACCCTCTGCGCGATGTGGAAGTTCTCCGCAAGGCCATGAAGGGATTTG GCACGGATGAGGCAGCCATAATTGAGCTCCTTGGGAGTCGCACCAACAAACAGAGGGTTCCAATGGTTGCTGCTTACAAGACCACTTATGGGAAG GATTTATTCCACGATCTGAAGTCTGAATTGACTGGGAACTTTGAGAATTTGGTTCTTTCCATGATGCAGACACCAGCCAAATTCGACGCATCTCATCTCAAAGAAGCTATATCG GGTGCGGGTACTGATGAAGCATGTCTGATTGAGATCCTGTCGTCTCGCTCCAACGCGGAAATCAGAGAGATAAATCAGATTTACAAACAGG agtaTGGTAAGAAACTGGAGGACGCCATCATCAACGACACCTCAGGACATTTCCGCAGGCTCCTGGTGTCTCTCTGTcag GGAAATCGAGACGAAAGGGAACAAGTGGACATCAACTTGGCAAAGCAGGATGCTCAG AAACTGTACGCCGCTGGGGAGAACAAAGTTGGTACGGATGAGTCCCAGTTCAACGCCATACTGTGTTCCAGGAGCAGACCTCACCTGAAAGCAG TGTTCCATGAATACCAGCAGATGTGTGGCAGAGACATTGTGAAGAGCATCTGCAGGGAGATGTCTGGAGACGTGGAGGACGGCATGGTTGCTGTCG TGAAATGCATCAGGAACACCCCGGAATACTTTGCCGAGAGGCTTCACAAGTCCATGGCG GGGGCGGGAACCAAGGACAAGACTCTGATTCGAATCATGGTGACTCGTTCTGAGGTGGACATGCTGGATATCAGACAGGCGTTCCTGAAGAACTACGGAAAATCCCTCTACACCGCAATCTCT GGTGACACCTCTGGTGACTACAAGAAGCTGCTGCTTAAGCTGTGTGGTGGAAGTGACTAG
- the LOC105010085 gene encoding annexin A4 isoform X2, which yields MSYPGYPPSGGYPAQPGAYPPQAGGYPPQAGGYPPQAGGYPPQAGGYPPQAGGYPPQAGGYPPQAGGYPPQAGGYPPQAGGYPPQQAGGYPQPGGGFPQGGGYPQAGGYPSGPPAPGGWGGTPGGAMPGGGMPQGFPGGTAPGQPQGYPGGTAPGQPQGYPGGTAPGQPQGYPGGTAPGQPQGYPGQQPMPGYPGGAPSPNPSMPGYGGGAPATPYSPSVNMGYRGVLKDYPGADPLRDVEVLRKAMKGFGTDEAAIIELLGSRTNKQRVPMVAAYKTTYGKDLFHDLKSELTGNFENLVLSMMQTPAKFDASHLKEAISGAGTDEACLIEILSSRSNAEIREINQIYKQEYGKKLEDAIINDTSGHFRRLLVSLCQGNRDEREQVDINLAKQDAQKLYAAGENKVGTDESQFNAILCSRSRPHLKAVFHEYQQMCGRDIVKSICREMSGDVEDGMVAVVKCIRNTPEYFAERLHKSMAGAGTKDKTLIRIMVTRSEVDMLDIRQAFLKNYGKSLYTAISGDTSGDYKKLLLKLCGGSD from the exons ATGAGTTATCCTGGTTATCCACCATCCGGAGGCTACCCCGCCCAACCTGGCGCATACCCACCCCAGGCCGGAGGCTACCCACCCCAGGCCGGAGGCTACCCACCCCAGGCCGGAGGCTACCCACCGCAGGCCGGAGGCTACCCACCGCAGGCCGGAGGCTACCCACCGCAGGCCGGAGGCTACCCACCGCAGGCCGGAGGCTACCCACCCCAGGCCGGAGGCTACCCACCCCAGGCCGGAGGCTACCCACCCCAGCAGGCAGGTGGCTACCCCCAACCAGGAGGAGGTTTTCCCCAGGGGGGAGGCTACCCTCAGGCCGGTGGATATCCCTCGGGGCCTCCAGCACCAG GTGGATGGGGCGGAACCCCTGGTGGTGCCATG CCAGGTGGAGGTATGCCCCAGGGATTCCCAG GCGGGACTGCCCCGGGACAACCCCAGGGATACCCAGGCGGGACTGCCCCGGGACAACCTCAGGGATACCCAGGCGGGACTGCCCCGGGACAACCCCAGGGATACCCAGGCGGGACTGCCCCGGGACAACCCCAGGGATACCCAGGACAGCAGCCCATGCCAGGATACCCTGGTGGAGCACCGTCACCCAACCCCTCAATGCCAGGATATGGAGGCGGGGCGCCAGCGACTCCCTATTCACCTTCTGTTAAC ATGGGTTACAGGGGCGTGCTTAAGGATTACCCGGGCGCTGACCCTCTGCGCGATGTGGAAGTTCTCCGCAAGGCCATGAAGGGATTTG GCACGGATGAGGCAGCCATAATTGAGCTCCTTGGGAGTCGCACCAACAAACAGAGGGTTCCAATGGTTGCTGCTTACAAGACCACTTATGGGAAG GATTTATTCCACGATCTGAAGTCTGAATTGACTGGGAACTTTGAGAATTTGGTTCTTTCCATGATGCAGACACCAGCCAAATTCGACGCATCTCATCTCAAAGAAGCTATATCG GGTGCGGGTACTGATGAAGCATGTCTGATTGAGATCCTGTCGTCTCGCTCCAACGCGGAAATCAGAGAGATAAATCAGATTTACAAACAGG agtaTGGTAAGAAACTGGAGGACGCCATCATCAACGACACCTCAGGACATTTCCGCAGGCTCCTGGTGTCTCTCTGTcag GGAAATCGAGACGAAAGGGAACAAGTGGACATCAACTTGGCAAAGCAGGATGCTCAG AAACTGTACGCCGCTGGGGAGAACAAAGTTGGTACGGATGAGTCCCAGTTCAACGCCATACTGTGTTCCAGGAGCAGACCTCACCTGAAAGCAG TGTTCCATGAATACCAGCAGATGTGTGGCAGAGACATTGTGAAGAGCATCTGCAGGGAGATGTCTGGAGACGTGGAGGACGGCATGGTTGCTGTCG TGAAATGCATCAGGAACACCCCGGAATACTTTGCCGAGAGGCTTCACAAGTCCATGGCG GGGGCGGGAACCAAGGACAAGACTCTGATTCGAATCATGGTGACTCGTTCTGAGGTGGACATGCTGGATATCAGACAGGCGTTCCTGAAGAACTACGGAAAATCCCTCTACACCGCAATCTCT GGTGACACCTCTGGTGACTACAAGAAGCTGCTGCTTAAGCTGTGTGGTGGAAGTGACTAG
- the LOC105010085 gene encoding annexin A4 isoform X1, translating to MSYPGYPPSGGYPAQPGAYPPQAGGYPPQAGGYPPQAGGYPPQAGGYPPQAGGYPPQAGGYPPQAGGYPPQAGGYPPQAGGYPPQQAGGYPQPGGGFPQGGGYPQAGGYPSGPPAPGGWGGTPGGAMPGGGMPQGFPGGTAPGQPQGYPGGTAPGQPQGYPGGTAPGQPQGYPGGTAPGQPQGYPGGTAPGQPQGYPGQQPMPGYPGGAPSPNPSMPGYGGGAPATPYSPSVNMGYRGVLKDYPGADPLRDVEVLRKAMKGFGTDEAAIIELLGSRTNKQRVPMVAAYKTTYGKDLFHDLKSELTGNFENLVLSMMQTPAKFDASHLKEAISGAGTDEACLIEILSSRSNAEIREINQIYKQEYGKKLEDAIINDTSGHFRRLLVSLCQGNRDEREQVDINLAKQDAQKLYAAGENKVGTDESQFNAILCSRSRPHLKAVFHEYQQMCGRDIVKSICREMSGDVEDGMVAVVKCIRNTPEYFAERLHKSMAGAGTKDKTLIRIMVTRSEVDMLDIRQAFLKNYGKSLYTAISGDTSGDYKKLLLKLCGGSD from the exons ATGAGTTATCCTGGTTATCCACCATCCGGAGGCTACCCCGCCCAACCTGGCGCATACCCACCCCAGGCCGGAGGCTACCCACCCCAGGCCGGAGGCTACCCACCCCAGGCCGGAGGCTACCCACCGCAGGCCGGAGGCTACCCACCGCAGGCCGGAGGCTACCCACCGCAGGCCGGAGGCTACCCACCGCAGGCCGGAGGCTACCCACCCCAGGCCGGAGGCTACCCACCCCAGGCCGGAGGCTACCCACCCCAGCAGGCAGGTGGCTACCCCCAACCAGGAGGAGGTTTTCCCCAGGGGGGAGGCTACCCTCAGGCCGGTGGATATCCCTCGGGGCCTCCAGCACCAG GTGGATGGGGCGGAACCCCTGGTGGTGCCATG CCAGGTGGAGGTATGCCCCAGGGATTCCCAGGCGGGACTGCCCCGGGACAACCCCAGGGATACCCAGGCGGGACTGCCCCGGGACAACCCCAGGGATACCCAGGCGGGACTGCCCCGGGACAACCTCAGGGATACCCAGGCGGGACTGCCCCGGGACAACCCCAGGGATACCCAGGCGGGACTGCCCCGGGACAACCCCAGGGATACCCAGGACAGCAGCCCATGCCAGGATACCCTGGTGGAGCACCGTCACCCAACCCCTCAATGCCAGGATATGGAGGCGGGGCGCCAGCGACTCCCTATTCACCTTCTGTTAAC ATGGGTTACAGGGGCGTGCTTAAGGATTACCCGGGCGCTGACCCTCTGCGCGATGTGGAAGTTCTCCGCAAGGCCATGAAGGGATTTG GCACGGATGAGGCAGCCATAATTGAGCTCCTTGGGAGTCGCACCAACAAACAGAGGGTTCCAATGGTTGCTGCTTACAAGACCACTTATGGGAAG GATTTATTCCACGATCTGAAGTCTGAATTGACTGGGAACTTTGAGAATTTGGTTCTTTCCATGATGCAGACACCAGCCAAATTCGACGCATCTCATCTCAAAGAAGCTATATCG GGTGCGGGTACTGATGAAGCATGTCTGATTGAGATCCTGTCGTCTCGCTCCAACGCGGAAATCAGAGAGATAAATCAGATTTACAAACAGG agtaTGGTAAGAAACTGGAGGACGCCATCATCAACGACACCTCAGGACATTTCCGCAGGCTCCTGGTGTCTCTCTGTcag GGAAATCGAGACGAAAGGGAACAAGTGGACATCAACTTGGCAAAGCAGGATGCTCAG AAACTGTACGCCGCTGGGGAGAACAAAGTTGGTACGGATGAGTCCCAGTTCAACGCCATACTGTGTTCCAGGAGCAGACCTCACCTGAAAGCAG TGTTCCATGAATACCAGCAGATGTGTGGCAGAGACATTGTGAAGAGCATCTGCAGGGAGATGTCTGGAGACGTGGAGGACGGCATGGTTGCTGTCG TGAAATGCATCAGGAACACCCCGGAATACTTTGCCGAGAGGCTTCACAAGTCCATGGCG GGGGCGGGAACCAAGGACAAGACTCTGATTCGAATCATGGTGACTCGTTCTGAGGTGGACATGCTGGATATCAGACAGGCGTTCCTGAAGAACTACGGAAAATCCCTCTACACCGCAATCTCT GGTGACACCTCTGGTGACTACAAGAAGCTGCTGCTTAAGCTGTGTGGTGGAAGTGACTAG